One stretch of Halapricum desulfuricans DNA includes these proteins:
- a CDS encoding helix-turn-helix transcriptional regulator, with protein sequence MSTSSAEDDLSEDERRGLELIRQSGGVHQSDFWKELDVSSRKGSRIVESLVEEDLIDREETVYNGHNTYYLSPKAKDLDFSLLMAGDMLSPFIGDEEVNAQSDAFTQWIMNLAYEE encoded by the coding sequence ATGAGCACGTCATCGGCCGAGGACGACCTCTCGGAGGACGAGCGACGCGGTCTCGAACTCATCCGTCAGTCGGGGGGCGTCCACCAGAGTGACTTCTGGAAGGAACTGGACGTCAGCTCTCGAAAGGGCAGCCGGATCGTCGAGTCGCTCGTCGAAGAGGACCTGATTGACCGCGAGGAGACTGTCTACAACGGCCACAACACCTACTACCTCTCGCCGAAGGCCAAAGATCTGGACTTCTCGCTGTTGATGGCTGGAGACATGCTCTCGCCGTTCATCGGCGACGAGGAAGTCAATGCACAGAGCGACGCCTTCACCCAGTGGATCATGAACCTGGCATACGAGGAGTGA
- a CDS encoding vWA domain-containing protein — translation MRRRKRGSIQGDERGVSELIGAVIIVGLVLTGSVLVVYFGTNVIDETRQGQSDESTEIGIQEIDSRLSTLSTSSAATTTSFEIGSNIEGDAHLVENEGSLNLTVNTRSTCSVQEPLDSVRIERDDGQIVAYEAGGTWIKSPDGGAIYNTAPDVSYRNGTIDVSLLNLTGRVSEGSNQAVTDVNTSRRDSKSAVNTVLQGECVRPDNVTLRIQSDFYRGWADYLETETGLEPNASPAPGDSYLRVDDTTQTVTVYLNQSSLPRRTNDEINNVVNVTGSDYMDEVTISDDGILIDKGVNNTYTVYSEPISERPEIGTVRKVSQADNVTRPPLDVVFVVDESGSMAWSTAGDSKAKYEAVRDAMRDFTTYLDSNMDRVSLVGYNQYHTGGIVDNGGVDYSLDGNDREINEGSNRGAIYRTNNRMLTADFVEFNSSTVPETEAVGGTYSAGGMKKASSLLDLQSDESRNRIVVMLTDGKNTGSDTWHIGKYSYIGSNSATIELAKRMYRTGVTTYTIGFADDDDSVDKNFLRNTADAGGGKYYFATDSEELEDVFSSIAERVSSTEQVGHYGVTTNLSTDDTVHPPQITGDISRVATATADGKEWLNVNDPTAPSTFSHAFAVSGGDMVNFTATQYSCDKWVGTGQTEVINGSSIPVTRCAELNTTDPTVIGGDNATVFTNDDSAVFNDFLDNTTSAEWQTNLTEALDDYGGLYDESSKELTLDSNQVLVLYDFPDGKHTDNRMLLLYSVGLSEEEARPTGVIDIDIDNVEISN, via the coding sequence ATGAGACGGCGGAAGAGAGGATCAATACAGGGGGACGAGCGCGGGGTTTCGGAACTTATCGGTGCCGTCATCATCGTCGGACTCGTGCTGACAGGGTCGGTACTCGTCGTTTATTTCGGGACGAACGTGATCGACGAGACGAGACAGGGCCAGAGCGACGAGTCGACTGAAATCGGGATTCAGGAAATCGATTCGCGTTTGAGCACGCTGTCGACCTCCAGCGCGGCGACGACAACTAGTTTCGAGATAGGATCGAATATCGAAGGAGACGCCCATCTCGTCGAAAACGAGGGATCCCTCAACCTGACAGTCAACACGCGCAGCACGTGTTCCGTGCAGGAGCCACTTGATTCTGTGCGCATCGAGCGCGATGACGGGCAAATCGTGGCCTACGAAGCCGGTGGAACGTGGATCAAAAGTCCCGACGGCGGTGCGATTTACAATACGGCCCCGGACGTGTCCTACAGGAACGGGACGATCGACGTCTCGCTGCTGAACCTCACTGGTCGCGTCAGCGAAGGGTCTAATCAAGCAGTCACGGATGTCAACACGTCTCGACGCGATAGCAAGAGCGCCGTCAATACGGTGTTGCAGGGCGAGTGTGTCCGCCCGGACAACGTAACGCTCCGCATTCAGAGTGATTTCTATCGAGGATGGGCGGACTATCTGGAGACCGAGACCGGACTTGAGCCGAACGCATCGCCGGCACCGGGTGACAGTTATCTGCGTGTTGACGATACCACGCAAACGGTCACCGTCTATCTGAACCAGAGTTCGCTCCCGCGGCGGACGAACGACGAGATCAACAACGTCGTCAACGTGACCGGTTCGGACTACATGGATGAGGTGACGATTTCCGACGATGGAATCCTGATCGATAAGGGCGTCAACAACACGTATACGGTCTACAGCGAGCCGATCTCCGAGCGGCCCGAAATCGGGACCGTCCGCAAGGTGTCCCAGGCCGATAACGTGACTCGACCGCCGCTCGACGTGGTTTTCGTCGTCGACGAGTCGGGGTCGATGGCTTGGAGCACTGCAGGCGACTCGAAGGCCAAATACGAGGCTGTTCGGGATGCAATGAGAGACTTCACAACGTATCTCGACAGCAATATGGATCGCGTGAGTCTCGTAGGCTACAACCAGTACCACACTGGAGGCATTGTCGATAACGGGGGCGTAGATTACTCTCTCGACGGAAATGATCGGGAAATAAATGAAGGATCTAACCGGGGTGCGATATATAGAACGAATAATCGGATGCTAACGGCAGACTTTGTTGAGTTCAATAGTTCAACTGTCCCTGAAACTGAGGCGGTCGGTGGTACGTACTCAGCGGGAGGGATGAAAAAAGCGTCGAGCCTCCTTGATCTCCAGAGTGACGAAAGCCGAAACCGGATCGTTGTGATGTTAACGGATGGGAAAAATACAGGATCAGACACTTGGCATATCGGGAAATACTCATACATCGGGAGCAACAGTGCGACGATCGAGCTCGCCAAACGAATGTATCGGACGGGAGTGACTACCTATACTATCGGATTCGCCGATGACGACGATAGCGTTGACAAAAACTTCCTGAGAAACACTGCCGACGCGGGCGGTGGCAAGTACTACTTCGCAACAGACAGTGAGGAACTTGAAGATGTCTTCTCTTCGATCGCCGAGCGCGTTTCGAGCACCGAACAGGTCGGCCACTACGGCGTGACCACGAATCTCTCCACTGACGATACAGTACATCCGCCACAGATCACTGGCGATATCAGCCGCGTTGCAACCGCGACCGCGGATGGTAAGGAGTGGCTGAACGTCAACGATCCCACGGCACCGTCGACATTTAGCCACGCCTTCGCCGTCAGTGGCGGGGACATGGTCAACTTCACAGCCACTCAGTACAGCTGTGACAAGTGGGTCGGGACTGGACAGACGGAGGTCATTAACGGTTCGTCTATCCCCGTCACGCGGTGTGCAGAGCTGAACACTACCGATCCGACCGTCATAGGCGGTGACAACGCCACCGTGTTCACGAACGACGACTCCGCAGTGTTCAACGACTTCCTCGACAACACGACGTCAGCCGAGTGGCAAACCAATCTCACCGAAGCGCTCGACGACTACGGCGGCCTCTACGACGAGTCGTCCAAAGAACTGACTCTCGATAGCAACCAGGTGCTGGTTCTGTATGACTTCCCGGACGGAAAACACACCGACAACCGGATGTTGCTGCTCTACAGCGTCGGTCTCTCCGAAGAGGAAGCACGCCCGACCGGCGTGATCGATATCGATATCGACAACGTCGAGATATCGAACTGA
- a CDS encoding DUF7289 family protein — translation MSDVVGFVLMFGIILTSVGLVATFGLSELESFDENQQLNNAERTFDLISRSFTELEESQATTRTDAIDLSGGSLTLSPSSSATVNVTTDSGKTYTELFPLNALVYENNDVQIGYENGALFRVQERSDAGIITSGPGFVCSDGTAILSFVTLKGDTERQIGGEGTLRVTGRLTNQTLLYPASSSGTGNASTVDTIEVELTFSGESRAREWANYFENADGDWTVTGKTDASVTVQCGASTDLDSVYVRQSTISITYS, via the coding sequence GTGAGTGACGTCGTCGGATTCGTGTTGATGTTCGGGATCATCCTCACGTCGGTTGGACTCGTCGCGACGTTCGGGCTGTCGGAGCTCGAGTCGTTCGACGAGAACCAGCAACTGAACAACGCCGAACGGACCTTCGATCTGATCTCGCGCTCGTTCACCGAACTCGAAGAAAGTCAGGCAACCACTCGGACTGATGCAATCGATCTCAGCGGCGGGTCGCTCACGCTCTCGCCATCGTCCTCAGCTACTGTGAACGTCACAACGGACTCCGGCAAGACGTATACCGAGTTGTTCCCGCTCAATGCACTGGTCTACGAGAACAATGATGTCCAAATCGGGTACGAGAACGGGGCGCTGTTCCGTGTTCAGGAGCGATCGGATGCCGGAATCATCACCAGCGGTCCCGGATTCGTCTGTTCGGACGGGACAGCGATCCTTTCGTTCGTGACTCTCAAAGGCGATACTGAGCGGCAGATCGGTGGCGAGGGGACGCTCCGAGTCACCGGCCGACTGACAAACCAGACGCTGCTCTATCCCGCCTCGTCTTCGGGAACCGGCAACGCTTCGACGGTCGATACGATCGAGGTGGAATTGACGTTCTCCGGTGAGAGTCGTGCCAGAGAGTGGGCTAACTACTTCGAGAACGCGGACGGTGACTGGACGGTCACGGGTAAAACCGATGCCTCGGTGACGGTTCAGTGCGGCGCGAGTACTGATCTCGATAGCGTGTATGTTCGCCAGTCAACCATCTCGATTACGTATTCATAG
- a CDS encoding DUF7266 family protein, translating into MIDSRRRGETNVESVRGNNRGLSTPVTHVLTIGITGVLLVLLLSTANGFLTDQQEYAAQDELNTIGNRLADDIQKVVALSEQGGSVTVTVEHPDAIAGNEYRVSYENTSGACAGVTDTCLAMSVVGQDVSQTVPLSVPSDVSADLTRSGSEFILTATKTSGGSSSGAVVPMTRTMQIGVGQDIDRNKYGEVIDPTNRPPIPKFTFSPDFPESGTPVYFDAADSRDPDGTIVDYEWHIDGSLEHSGSETYSTPLSPGKHNVTLRVEDDEGARSTRTRLMRVSGLAYNDDFTSGAGGGSRCGGVGTTFSVTNEWGDAARVTHLSINPAADVKNINKLEYKSGSEIAFDTDGDGVWDREYEFGSIDLRDKPDGTIVRLRSAEGEFDNDPVVIDPSETVTVSMCKYKGGGNAEDTAVGLRYWVNGATNRTVVDPDRGYVSSYDVEAVSDDIVVSFDSTRQLGSLSAEIGSGSTSTSLSLSDFSESKSGKTYAYEASFPRSPGAYYVELHSAEDTSGNAASSLPRNRTATILGSGDYAWQTTGDWDSAQSSDTVVHQNLGNYDADSVALGNPPGSVDSSLVSYWPFDDGSVKDVVGGNDGIKHGSPTVVEDGTSGTSALKFDGNDDHIEIPDDPSLEMSNNDEVTVSMWVNTHSNGGSDWQVLLEEYQSYGLGMYGDDIAFEIYGDSKWYTTYPGEDIHDVNSPNKYYHVAGSFDQTEGQSYVNGFQTGDNSAPTRILSSSSDIGIGGSTVTDQWNTHATIDNVRIYDNALSGSQIDELADVTEGSITTDERSGPTIGKSGIDILYDADIDSGEEIELTVHAEWKNGNVRSDSVTLKPADDGSGTKTLTGINKNADTFWVEVELHSDLPKGSPELHGVSLEES; encoded by the coding sequence ATGATCGATAGCAGACGACGCGGGGAAACTAACGTCGAGTCAGTACGGGGGAACAATCGCGGGCTCTCGACGCCCGTCACACACGTCTTGACGATCGGGATCACCGGCGTCTTGCTGGTACTACTGTTAAGTACGGCCAATGGATTTCTCACCGATCAACAGGAGTACGCAGCCCAGGACGAATTGAATACGATCGGGAATCGATTGGCTGACGACATTCAGAAAGTTGTCGCGTTGAGCGAACAGGGGGGATCAGTCACGGTGACTGTCGAGCACCCGGACGCAATCGCCGGCAACGAATACAGGGTGTCGTACGAGAACACCTCGGGGGCCTGTGCTGGTGTGACCGACACCTGTCTCGCTATGTCTGTGGTTGGCCAAGACGTCTCACAGACAGTACCGCTTTCGGTCCCTTCGGACGTATCCGCTGACCTGACGCGCTCGGGCTCGGAGTTCATACTCACAGCAACGAAGACGAGCGGCGGGAGCAGTAGCGGCGCCGTCGTGCCGATGACGCGAACGATGCAGATCGGTGTCGGGCAAGACATCGATCGCAACAAGTACGGCGAGGTGATCGATCCGACGAACCGACCCCCGATCCCGAAGTTCACGTTTTCTCCTGATTTCCCAGAGAGTGGAACTCCAGTGTACTTCGACGCGGCAGATAGCCGCGACCCGGACGGAACGATCGTCGATTACGAGTGGCACATCGACGGTTCGCTCGAACACTCGGGGAGCGAGACGTACAGCACACCGCTGTCGCCCGGAAAGCACAACGTGACCTTACGGGTCGAGGACGACGAGGGCGCACGATCGACCCGGACGCGCCTGATGCGCGTTTCGGGTCTGGCGTATAACGACGACTTTACTTCCGGAGCCGGTGGCGGAAGTAGGTGTGGCGGCGTCGGTACCACATTCAGTGTGACCAACGAGTGGGGAGACGCTGCTAGAGTGACGCATCTAAGCATCAACCCGGCAGCTGACGTCAAGAACATAAACAAGCTCGAGTACAAGAGCGGAAGTGAGATCGCATTCGATACAGACGGCGATGGCGTCTGGGACAGGGAGTATGAGTTCGGGTCGATCGACTTACGGGACAAACCGGACGGGACGATCGTTCGACTCCGGAGTGCTGAGGGCGAGTTCGATAATGACCCGGTTGTGATCGACCCCTCTGAGACGGTCACTGTCAGTATGTGTAAATACAAGGGCGGCGGCAATGCAGAAGACACAGCAGTTGGCCTCCGCTATTGGGTGAATGGTGCGACTAACCGAACAGTGGTGGATCCTGACCGGGGATACGTTTCGAGCTACGACGTTGAAGCAGTCAGTGATGATATCGTCGTCAGTTTCGACTCGACTCGCCAGCTGGGCTCACTGAGCGCCGAAATCGGGAGCGGCTCTACCAGCACGTCGCTGTCGCTGTCGGACTTTTCGGAGTCGAAATCCGGCAAGACCTACGCGTACGAGGCATCGTTCCCGCGGTCTCCCGGGGCGTACTACGTTGAGTTGCACAGTGCAGAGGACACGTCCGGTAACGCGGCGAGTTCACTCCCGCGAAACAGGACTGCGACGATCTTGGGTAGCGGCGATTACGCCTGGCAGACAACGGGCGACTGGGATAGTGCCCAGTCGTCGGATACCGTTGTTCATCAGAATCTCGGCAACTATGACGCTGACAGCGTCGCGCTCGGCAACCCGCCCGGGAGTGTTGATTCCTCGCTGGTCAGTTACTGGCCGTTCGACGATGGCTCTGTGAAAGATGTTGTCGGTGGAAATGACGGCATCAAGCACGGGTCACCGACAGTTGTCGAGGACGGGACCTCAGGGACCTCTGCCTTGAAATTCGACGGGAATGACGATCATATCGAAATTCCCGACGATCCTTCCCTGGAGATGTCCAATAATGACGAGGTGACAGTGTCGATGTGGGTGAATACGCATAGCAACGGCGGCTCTGACTGGCAGGTCCTTCTGGAAGAATATCAGTCGTATGGGCTCGGAATGTATGGAGACGATATAGCTTTTGAAATATATGGCGATTCCAAATGGTACACCACATATCCTGGCGAGGATATACATGATGTGAATAGTCCAAATAAGTACTATCATGTTGCCGGGTCCTTCGATCAGACCGAGGGTCAGTCGTATGTCAACGGGTTTCAAACTGGAGATAATTCAGCACCGACTAGAATATTATCTTCCTCCTCAGATATCGGCATTGGGGGTAGCACGGTAACTGATCAGTGGAATACCCACGCGACTATCGATAACGTTCGGATCTACGATAACGCACTTAGTGGGAGCCAAATCGACGAGTTAGCAGATGTGACTGAGGGCTCAATTACGACGGATGAGCGGTCAGGACCGACGATAGGTAAAAGTGGTATCGATATACTCTACGACGCCGATATCGATAGCGGAGAAGAAATCGAACTGACAGTACATGCGGAGTGGAAAAACGGCAACGTGCGGTCTGATTCGGTTACACTCAAACCGGCCGATGACGGATCCGGCACCAAAACACTGACGGGAATCAACAAAAACGCCGATACGTTCTGGGTCGAAGTCGAACTGCACTCGGACTTACCCAAGGGAAGTCCCGAGTTACACGGTGTCTCACTGGAGGAATCATAA